ATTTTCAAGGAAATCCCGCGCGCCTTTGGACGTCCCGGACACCCGTCTTCTCGACGAATTCCACGAGATTGTTCCAGGCAGTGCTGAAGTCAGGTCCGCCGTTTTTCATTTCCGGAACGGCTTCCTGCCTTGTCCAACCGCAGACCGCCACGCGATACGTCGCGCACATCATGCCGGTGCGGTCCGCACCGCGCCGACAGTGGACGAAAGCCGGCAGATTATTTGTGTCGGAAACCGCGCTCAGAAAATCAATCACATCCTCCTCCTCGGCAGGCAGGGTTTTGTCTCGAAGCGCACGCTTTTCATACCCCCAACCTCGACTTCGTCTTTGTCCGAATGAAACGCGCGCAGTTCATCGGCGGCCGGCCGTCGCCGGTTCGAAGTTAATCGTGTTTGTCCGTTCCGCCACACGCAGGAGCATCACCGCGAGACGCCCGTGTCGACAACCAGACCGATTTGCCGTTTCCTTTTCATTTCCCCTTGGAGAAACGCATCGCCGCGCGTTTAAGCTCGCGGTCGGCGTCGCGCTTTTTTATGTCCTGACGTTTGTCGAACTGAACTTTGCCTTTGCCAACCGCGAGCGCCACTTTCACCCTGCCGTTCTTCCAATAAAACGAAAGGGGAACCAGCGCGTGGCCTTTGACGGACGCGAAGCCGAACAGCTTGCGAATTTCCGATTTGTGCAACAGCAGCTTGCGCGGCGCCTTCGGTTGGTGGTTCTGGAGGTTGCCGTGTGAGTATTCGTCAATGTGCGCGTTGTAGAGCCACACCTCGTCCTTTTCCACCCGGGCGAAGGCGTCGCTGATCTGGCCCCGGCCGGCGCGCAGCGATTTGACCTCGGTGCCGTGCAACACGATGCCGGCTTCAAACGTTTCAAGAAGGTGATAATCCCGCCGCGCCTTCGAGTTGGTCAGGATGTCGGCCATAAACAAAAGCAGCCAGAAGGAGGTCCTTCTGGCTGGTCGCGATTCTCCGCGTCAGAATCTAGCCCCGCTTGCGTTTCTTCGGGGCCGCCAATTCTTCCGGTGCGTCGGGGATCGGCTCCCAGCTCATTTTGTCTTCGACGATTTCCAGCAACGCGATGTCCCCCACACCCACGCTGGGAGGCGTCTCGATGAGTTTTCGGCTCACGGTCCCACCAGCCGAATTCAGCTGCCGGACGCGGCGTGAAATAAGGTTTACCAGAATGTTGGGGTTGCCAACCTTCTCCAATGCTTTTTTGCAGAGTTCGGCGTTCAAGATGTTCGTTTGGTCAATTAGACAAGCGCGGTAAACTAGTCGAGGCGGGATGACATACGCAATAGAAAAAATACCCCACCGAACGCGCGTTTGAAGGTGTTCTGAATCGTGTTGACCCCTGCCACTGTTCCGTGCATCGTCGCGCGGCAATGACAACGACCGCCTCATCCTCCTATTCGATGCGCCCGCGCATCGCGGACGTTGTCGCCCGCCCGAGTGGTCGCCGCGTTTCGTGGCGCGCCATCAAGGTCAATCGACATGGCAAGCGGGAGGTTTCGATCTAAACTTAACCAAAGATTCCCAAACCCTGCTTGCCGAAAGGTGAGCAGGGTTTTTTATTTCCCATGAACACCACAAATCCGACTTTGCTGGCCACCTTGCGGGCGCTGCCGCGTCCGGCGTGGATTCTTTTCCTCGGCGTGTTCCTAAATAAGTTCGGCTCGTTCGTTGTGCCGTTCCTGACGCTGTATCTCAAGCAACAGGGGTATTCGATGGCCGATGCCGGACTCGCCATCGGCGCTTATGGTGCGGGACATTTTCTAGCATCCGGTCTGGGTGGCCATCTGGCCGACACCATTGGCCGACGCAAGACCATCGTGCTCTCGATGTTCTCGGCGGCAATCTCCATGCTGTTGCTCTCGCAGGCGCGCAGTCTGCCGGCGATCATTTTGCTGACTGCGTTTGCCGGTTTGGCCGGTGAGTTGTATCGCCCGGCCAGCAGCGCGTTGCTGGCCGACCTCGTTCCAGCAGGCCAGCGCATCACCGCCTTCTCGGCGTATCGCATGGCCTTCAACGCCGGTTGGGCGTTTGGCCCCGCGACGGCTGGGTTCCTCGCCGAACGCGGATATTTCTGGCTGTTCGTCGGCGATGCGGTCACGTCGGTACTGTTCGGATTGGTTGCGTTCTTCGCGCTGCCGCGTGGCGTGCGCAGTCAACAGGCCGAGAGTAAATGGCCGGACGCGCTCGGAGTGTTGCGCCACGACCGCAGGTTTCATCAGGTGTTGATGGCGTCGTTCGCCATCGCGCTGGTCTTTTTTCAAATCAGCTCAACCTATGGCCTGTTTGTGACGCAGCTCGGATTTTCCACCGCCACTTACGGCGCGATCATCTCGTTGAACGGCGCGATGGTTGTCCTTTGTGAATTGCCATTGAGCGCGATCACGCGCCGTTTTCCTCCGCGCCGGGTCATTGGGCTGGGTTACGCACTGGTTGGAATCGGCTTTGCGCTAAACGCATTCGTTCAAACGATTCCCGCGCTCGTCGTTGCCATGGTTGTGGTGACGTTCGGAGAAATGTTGACAATCCCGGTGTCTGCCGCGTACGTCGCCGACCTGGCGCCGGCGCACATGCGCGGCCGTTACATGGGCGCATTCGGTTTGACATGGGCGCTCGGACTTACCCTGGGGCCGAGCCTGGGCATGGCACTGTTCCACTGCGGTGCCGCTGTGTTGTGGCTATCGTGCGGTGCGCTCGGCCTGGTAGCGGCAACGATTATTCTCAAAGAAGTGAAGGAACGACCGGCATCCGCAGGCGTGGCTCGCATCGGGACAGAGTTTGCCGTGCGTGAACAGCCGTTGGACTGAGGAGCCCGTTGCAAGGTTGCGTCGGCGGTATTGGCACAAATCGTGTTACTTTTCCGTGTTGCGCGGCGTCTGGTTCGTGGTGACGCGCAAAACGATTCGTGAACGCTTATGAATGATTTCCTTTGCAATAACCGGCTGCGCCCCGACGAAGTCCTTTGTTCCCGCCGCCAGTTCCTCGCCCGGACCGGAATGGGACTCGGCGTGCTGGGTTTGGCCGGGCTGCTTTCCAGGGAGACGCTCGCCGGGACCGCTGGCACGGCTTCGAGCCCACTTCATCCGCAGTTTCCAGCACGGGCCAAGCATGTCATCCACATTTTTGCGCAGGGCGCGCCGTCGCACATTGACACGTGGGACCCGAAGCCCGCCCTCGCTCAATACGAGGACAAGTCTCTCCCCGACCTCAATGGCGTGGCGATGCCTTCCCCGTTCAAGTTCAAGAAATATGGCAAGGCGGGCATCGAGGTCAGCGAAGTGTTCTCCGCCCTTGGCCAGCATGTGGACGACATGGCAATCATCCGTTCGATGCACACGGACATACCGGCGCACGACGTGGCGACGGTCTTCATGAACACGGGTTCGCTCCGCATGGCCAAGCCCAGCGTCGGCGCGTGGGCGCTCTATGGTCTCGGGAGCGAGAACGAGAACATGCCCGGTTACATATCGCTGCGGCCAAACGGCGGTTCGCCGCCGGGCGGCGCGCTAAACTGGGGTTCGGCTTTTTTGCCGGGGAATTTTCAGGCCAGCAGCATCAACACCGGCGCGGGGACGGTCGAGGGGATGATCCAGAACATCCGCAATCCATATTTTTCGCAAGACGAGCAGCGGCACCAACTCGACCTGGTGCAAAAACTCAACGCGATCCATGCGCGCCAGCTTCAAAAGGACCCGCAGCTCGAAGCCCGCATCGAGTCATTCGAAATGGCCTATCGGATGCAGATGGAGGCAACCGACGCGTTCGACATCGCGAAGGAATCGCAGAACGTCCGCGATCTCTACGGCAGCACGCCGCAGGGGCGGCAACTGTTGATTGCGCGGCGGCTGATCGAACGCGGCGTGCGTTTCGTTCAGGTCTGGGCGGGCGGCTGGGATCATCATCAGGACATTGAAGACCGGCTGCCTCAGAGTGCGGCGGAGATTGACAAGCCCGCCGCCGCGTTGCTCGCCGATCTCAAACAACGCAGCCTGCTCGACAGCACCCTGGTGATCTGGGGCGGCGAGTTCGGACGCACGGTCACGCGCGACCGCAACGGGAACGACAACCCCGGGCGCGACCACAATAACCGCGCGTTTACCGTCTGGCTTGCGGGCGGTGGCGTCAAAGGCGGGACGGTTTACGGGGCGACCGATGAGTTCGGCGCGCGCGCTGTCGAGAACAAGGTTCACATCCACGATCTGCACGCGACGATCCTGCGCCTGCTCGGTTTCGATCATGAGAAGCTGACCTACCGCTACAACGGGCGCGATTTCCGGCTCACCGACAACTTCGGGAAAGTCGTGCAAGGGATCATCGCATGATGAAGATCTGCCTCATGACGGCGAACCGTTCCCTGACTCCGGCGCAGCCTGTCGAGAAGAAACGGGTTCCAGTCGAGGTCAAATGGGGCGAAGTTGAAATACCCGCGGCGATCATGATCCGCCGGGTTCGTGGCGCACCCATGCTGAATCTCAATGCCAGGGGCCGCTTGCTCGTTTCCAGGGCCGCGCTCGGCGCCGCGTTGTTGCTCGCAGCAAGGATATCAGAATCTGCTGTCCCGGCCGCGGAACCGACCCGGGCTCAAACCGAGTTCTTCGAAAACAAAATCCGGCCGATTTTTTCAGACAATTGTTACAAGTGTCACAGCCCGTCGAACGGCAAGATCAAGGGAGGGCTGGAGCTCGATTGGAAAGGTGGTTGGGAAAAGGGCGGTGATTCCGGCCCGGTGATCGTTCCCGGCGATCCAGAGAAAAGTTTGCTCATCAAAGCCGTCCGCTACACCGATCCCGACCTGCAAATGCCGCCCAAAGGCGACAAGCTTTCCGACGCGCAAATCAACGACCTCGTCGCCTGGGTCAGGATGGGCGCGCCAGACCCGCGCGCAACGCGGCCCGATGTGACAGTCGCTGCAAAGTACGGCGGCAACGGCAAAGATCATTGGTCGTTCAAGCCGGTGACAAAGCCAACTCCGCCGGCGGTGAAGAATGAGGCTTGGGTCAAGAATGACGTGGACCGGTTCGTCCTGGCTAAATTGGAAGCGAACGGCATGACACCGAACGAACCGGCCGACCAACGCACGCTGATTCGCCGTGTCTATTACGACCTGATCGGGCTGCCGCCCACCGAGGATGAAGTGGTGGCGTTCCTCACGGACGATTCACCGCGGGCGTTCGAGAAGGTCGTGGACAAACTGCTCGCCTCGCCCCACTACGGCGAACGCTGGGGCCGTCACTGGCTCGATGTGGCGCGGTATTCCGATTCGAAAGGACAGTTCAATCGCCAGCGCGAGAGTTCGATTTATCCCTACGCCTGGACGTATCGCGACTACGTGATCAAGGCGTTCAACGACGACAAGCCTTACGACCGGTTCATTCTGGAGCAGCTCGCGGCCGACAAGCTGAATCTCGGCCCGGACAAAGGCACGCTTGCGGCGCTTGGTTTTCTCACGGTTGGAGACCATTTCAACGGTAATCCCAATGACATCATCAACGACCGCATCGACGTCACCTCGAAGGCGTTTCTCGGCCTCACGGTGTCGTGCGCACGCTGCCACGATCACAAGTTCGATCCCATTCCGCAGGCCGATTACTATTCGCTGCATGGCATTTTCGCCAGCTCTGTTGAACCTGGCGTGAAACCGGTGATTTCCGCGACGAACACGAACTATCAGGATTATCTCGCGAAAAGGGCCGAACTCGACGCGCGCGTTCAAAATATCCGCACTCAGAGCGTCGCCGCCGCGTTCGGCGATTACAAACGGTTCGGTGGAATTTATCTTTATGCGACACGACTGCCCGCGAAGGAACGCGACGCCTATCTCACGAAAAATGGCGCCGACCCCGATCTACTGAAGCACTGGCAGCGGATCATCCAGGGCGGCGGGCGGCAGGCCGCCTCGGTGTTCGCGCCATGGAACATGCTTTCTCGAATTCCAGAACCGCGCTTCGCGGAACAGTCGCGGCGCATCCTTGCAAATCTCGATCGCAACGGACGCGCGCGACAGTTGAACCCGCAGGTCGTCAAAACATTGAAAGGCGCGGCCCCGCGTTCCATGGCGGAACTGGCCGCAATCTACGGCAACCTGCTCGCGAATCCCGATCCCGAATGGCAGATGACGATTTCCACGTTGCTGGGCGATGTCGCGCTGCGGGTCTTGCCGAACCGGCAGCGTGCGCAGTTCTTCGCGCTGCGTGAACAAAGCGACATGCTGGATCTGGTGCATCCCGGCGCGCCGGCCCGCGCGATGACGCTCGTGGACGGCCCCAACCCTAAAGACTCACCCATCTTTATTCGCGGCGAGGCTGAGAATCAGGGGGACGTTGTGCCGCGCCGGTTCCTCGAAGTTTTGTCCAGTCCGAACCGGCCGGCGTTCAAAAACGGCAGTGGCCGGCTGGAACTGGCACTGGCCGTGGCCAGCAAACACAACCCGCTTACCGCTCGCGTGATGGTGAATCGCGTCTGGGAGCATCATTTCGGTGAAGGCTTCGTGACAACACCCGACGATTTCGGCAATCAATCGGCGCCGCCGAGTCATCCGGAGCTGCTCGACTATCTGGCGAGCCGTTTTATGGAAGACGGCTGGTCCATCAAGAAACTGCACAAGTTGATCCTGCTCTCGGCGACCTATCAGCAGAGCAGCAGGAACAATCCGGCCTACGCGGAGAAGGACCCGTTCAACCGACTGCTCTGGCGCGCGAACGTGCGCAGGCTCGAGTTCGAGCCGTTGCGCGACTCGATTCTTTTCCTCGGTGGCAAGCTCGATCTGACGGTCGGCGGCCATCCGATCGACCTTTCCGAGGGCACGCACATGACGCAAAAACGTTTTCAGGCCATCATGAATCGCTATGGGAAATACAACCTGCCCACCGCACCACGCCGGACGGTCTATGGCTACGTGGACCGCGCGGACCTGGTCGAGGTGCTCAACACGTTCGATTTCGCCAGCCCGAACATGCCGACCGGCAAACGTTACGAGACCACGGTGCCACAGCAGGCGCTCTTCCTCATGAATAGCCCGCTCGTCATCGAACAGGTGCGCAATGTCGTGGAACGAAAGGAATTCAAGCAGCAAAAGACCGGAGAGGATCGCGTGCGCTATCTTTACCAGTTGTTTTTCCAACGACTGCCGACCCAGGAGGAAGTGCGCGACGGCCTGGAGTTCGTCACGTCACACCACGAACCGGAACCCCCCGTGGCCACCGTCCCCGCACTCGAACCCGTCGCCAATGTCATCGGCAAGCAAGACAAACGGCGGCCTTTCAACCAGGTCAGTCCCGCCAGGCGTTCGCGAAAACCGCTGACCGGCTGGCAGGAATACGCCCACGCTCTGCTGCTCACGAACGAAGCGTCGTTTGTAAACTGATTCACGTTGCCGCGGCGCGGGATTTGAACGGGACGGTCTGTTCTTCAAAAACGCTTCCCAGCCACCGGACATCGGAGTTACCCCTCCGCCCTCCTCCCCGGAAAAACCAGAAGGAACACGGAAAATGTCCTCCCTCGTCTGATTGTCTCACAAAGGGCGTTTCCACCGGCCCGTTCCCGCTTGCGTCGTGTTGGCCGGATTCCCATACTCGCGGCCTTTGAAAATTTATGAACACGTCTCCCATTCGCGTGGCGGTGACCGGCGCCGCCGGACAGATTGGTTACTCGCTTCTGTTCCGCATAGCCTCGGGTGCGATGTTCGGCCCAAACCAGCCGGTCATTCTGCATTTGATAGAGATCGAAGCCGCATTGCCCGCGCTCGGGGGCGTCGTGATGGAACTCGATGATTGCGCGTTTCCGCTCCTCAAGGGCATCGTGCCGACGGCGGATCTCGACGAGGGTTTTCGAGGCGCGAACTGGGCTTTGCTCGTCGGCAGCGTCCCACGCAAGCAAGGGATGGAACGCAAGGATTTGCTCGGCATCAACGGCAGGATTTTCATCGGCCAGGGCCGGGCAATTCAAAAAAACGCCTCCACCGATGTGCGCATTCTTGTCGTCGGCAACCCCTGCAACACGAATTGCCTCATCGCAATGAGCCATGCGCCTGATGTGCCGGGCGGCTGCTGGCACGCGATGACCCGGCTCGACGAAAACCGCGCGAAACTCCAGCTCGCGAAAAAGGCGGGCGCGGACGTCACGGCCGTGACGAACGTCGCCATCTGGGGCAATCATTCGACGACGCAGTATCCGGATTTTTACAACAGCCGGATCAACGGCCGGCCGGCAACCGAGGCGATCCGGGACGACGCCTGGTTGAAAGGGGAATTTATCGCCACCGTACAACAGCGCGGCGCGGCGATCATCAAAGCGCGTGGCGCATCGAGCGCGGCCAGTGCGGCAAACAGCGTCGTGGATAGTGTTCGTTCCATCATCGAACCGACGCCGTCGGATGACTGGCATAGCGTCGGTGTCTGCTCCGACGGCAGCTACGGTGTCGAGAAGGGGCTCGTTTCCTCCTTCCCGGTCCGCAGTGATGGCAGGAAACTCCAGATCGTGCCGGCCCTGTCAATCAACGAATTCAGCCGCGCGAAGATTGACGCGTCGGTAAGCGAGTTGAAGGAAGAAAAAATGCTGGTGACAGAGCTGCTTCCGAAATGACTCTTACGCCGAACGACCTCGCCCGCTTCATTGATCATACACTTCTGAAGCCGGATGCCACGGCCTCCGACATTGAGCGACTTTGTAACGAGGCGCGGGAACACCGGCTCTTTGCGGTCTGCGTGAATGGGTCGCGCGTCGCGCAAGCCAGCCATGTTCTGGACGAGAGCGAGGTGAAAGTGGCCGCCGTTGTCGGCTTCCCACTGGGCGCGACGGATTCAGACTCGAAACGGTTTGAAACGGAGGCAGCGCTGGACAGCGGAGCGCAGGAGATTGACGTGGTCATCAACATCGGACGGCTTCGGGATGGCGATCACGCTTACGTGTTGCGCGAGTTGCGCGACGTCGTCGAAGCCGCAGATGAACGCCCCGTCAAAGTCATCCTTGAAACCTGCCTGCTGACGCGCGAGGAAAAGATTCGCGCCTGCCGGGTTGCGCTCGATTCCGGGGCGCATTTCGTGAAGACTTCCACCGGTTTCAGCACTGGCGGCGCGACCGTCGAAGACGTAAAGCTGCTCCGCGAAATCGTCGGTCCGAAGTTTGGCGTGAAGGCCGCCGGCGGCATTCGCGACACGCGGGCGGCCCTGGCCATGATTGAGGCCGGAGCCACGAGATTGGGAACGTCGAATGGCGTGGCGATCGTGCGAGGCGTTGGAGGTGGGCCAACTGGTGGTTACTGAAGTTTTCTTCGGGCGTCACGACCCGGCGCGTTTCTGGCATTCCTCGCGCCGTTTTCGATCAGCTGGCGGAATACAGAAGGTGATTCACGGCGCGCGAAAGATACGGAAGAATTGAACCGGTTCGTTCGCGTTCGCGCTCCAGCCGATATTTGTCGCGGTCGCGATGAGATTGGTTGCGTGTTTCGTCCACACACTCAAATCGCTTGAACCTTCCACATCGTAGGCCCATCCGTCGGCGGCCTCCCAACTGAGTGCGACAACGCCGTTGGTCACGAAAACCGAAGTCAGCGCGAAGGGCGGCGCGTACGGATCCCGGAACGTCATCAGCACCGGCAGATGGTCGGAGGCGGTCTTGTCATCAAGCTGCTGGAGCGGTGGCGGCACAGGACTGAGCAGATCCGTACGGAAAATCTCGCTGGCGGTGATATTCGAGAACAGCAGATCGCCCGGCAGGATGTAATCAAAGCGGGCGTCGAGCGTGGCACGAATGGAAATCGTGCGGTCGTCTTTCGTGACAGGATTCACCGGCGTAGTGAGATGCAAACCCGTGTTCGCGTTCACCAGCCGTTCTATCGGATGCCGGGTGCTGCTCGGTGGACGATTGACGTCCTCGTTCAAATCGCCGGTGAGCATATAAGGCCGGCTGCCGTTCGTCGGCAGAAAGACGGTGGCGAAAAAATTGGAAATGGCGCTCGCTTCGGCGGCGCGGCGCGAGGCACTGGTGGAATCAGACTGCGC
This DNA window, taken from Candidatus Angelobacter sp., encodes the following:
- a CDS encoding DUF1501 domain-containing protein, with translation MNDFLCNNRLRPDEVLCSRRQFLARTGMGLGVLGLAGLLSRETLAGTAGTASSPLHPQFPARAKHVIHIFAQGAPSHIDTWDPKPALAQYEDKSLPDLNGVAMPSPFKFKKYGKAGIEVSEVFSALGQHVDDMAIIRSMHTDIPAHDVATVFMNTGSLRMAKPSVGAWALYGLGSENENMPGYISLRPNGGSPPGGALNWGSAFLPGNFQASSINTGAGTVEGMIQNIRNPYFSQDEQRHQLDLVQKLNAIHARQLQKDPQLEARIESFEMAYRMQMEATDAFDIAKESQNVRDLYGSTPQGRQLLIARRLIERGVRFVQVWAGGWDHHQDIEDRLPQSAAEIDKPAAALLADLKQRSLLDSTLVIWGGEFGRTVTRDRNGNDNPGRDHNNRAFTVWLAGGGVKGGTVYGATDEFGARAVENKVHIHDLHATILRLLGFDHEKLTYRYNGRDFRLTDNFGKVVQGIIA
- a CDS encoding malate dehydrogenase; amino-acid sequence: MNTSPIRVAVTGAAGQIGYSLLFRIASGAMFGPNQPVILHLIEIEAALPALGGVVMELDDCAFPLLKGIVPTADLDEGFRGANWALLVGSVPRKQGMERKDLLGINGRIFIGQGRAIQKNASTDVRILVVGNPCNTNCLIAMSHAPDVPGGCWHAMTRLDENRAKLQLAKKAGADVTAVTNVAIWGNHSTTQYPDFYNSRINGRPATEAIRDDAWLKGEFIATVQQRGAAIIKARGASSAASAANSVVDSVRSIIEPTPSDDWHSVGVCSDGSYGVEKGLVSSFPVRSDGRKLQIVPALSINEFSRAKIDASVSELKEEKMLVTELLPK
- a CDS encoding tyrosine-protein phosphatase produces the protein MPAEEEDVIDFLSAVSDTNNLPAFVHCRRGADRTGMMCATYRVAVCGWTRQEAVPEMKNGGPDFSTAWNNLVEFVEKTGVRDVQRRAGFP
- the deoC gene encoding deoxyribose-phosphate aldolase; translation: MTLTPNDLARFIDHTLLKPDATASDIERLCNEAREHRLFAVCVNGSRVAQASHVLDESEVKVAAVVGFPLGATDSDSKRFETEAALDSGAQEIDVVINIGRLRDGDHAYVLRELRDVVEAADERPVKVILETCLLTREEKIRACRVALDSGAHFVKTSTGFSTGGATVEDVKLLREIVGPKFGVKAAGGIRDTRAALAMIEAGATRLGTSNGVAIVRGVGGGPTGGY
- a CDS encoding PSD1 and planctomycete cytochrome C domain-containing protein; translated protein: MMKICLMTANRSLTPAQPVEKKRVPVEVKWGEVEIPAAIMIRRVRGAPMLNLNARGRLLVSRAALGAALLLAARISESAVPAAEPTRAQTEFFENKIRPIFSDNCYKCHSPSNGKIKGGLELDWKGGWEKGGDSGPVIVPGDPEKSLLIKAVRYTDPDLQMPPKGDKLSDAQINDLVAWVRMGAPDPRATRPDVTVAAKYGGNGKDHWSFKPVTKPTPPAVKNEAWVKNDVDRFVLAKLEANGMTPNEPADQRTLIRRVYYDLIGLPPTEDEVVAFLTDDSPRAFEKVVDKLLASPHYGERWGRHWLDVARYSDSKGQFNRQRESSIYPYAWTYRDYVIKAFNDDKPYDRFILEQLAADKLNLGPDKGTLAALGFLTVGDHFNGNPNDIINDRIDVTSKAFLGLTVSCARCHDHKFDPIPQADYYSLHGIFASSVEPGVKPVISATNTNYQDYLAKRAELDARVQNIRTQSVAAAFGDYKRFGGIYLYATRLPAKERDAYLTKNGADPDLLKHWQRIIQGGGRQAASVFAPWNMLSRIPEPRFAEQSRRILANLDRNGRARQLNPQVVKTLKGAAPRSMAELAAIYGNLLANPDPEWQMTISTLLGDVALRVLPNRQRAQFFALREQSDMLDLVHPGAPARAMTLVDGPNPKDSPIFIRGEAENQGDVVPRRFLEVLSSPNRPAFKNGSGRLELALAVASKHNPLTARVMVNRVWEHHFGEGFVTTPDDFGNQSAPPSHPELLDYLASRFMEDGWSIKKLHKLILLSATYQQSSRNNPAYAEKDPFNRLLWRANVRRLEFEPLRDSILFLGGKLDLTVGGHPIDLSEGTHMTQKRFQAIMNRYGKYNLPTAPRRTVYGYVDRADLVEVLNTFDFASPNMPTGKRYETTVPQQALFLMNSPLVIEQVRNVVERKEFKQQKTGEDRVRYLYQLFFQRLPTQEEVRDGLEFVTSHHEPEPPVATVPALEPVANVIGKQDKRRPFNQVSPARRSRKPLTGWQEYAHALLLTNEASFVN
- a CDS encoding MFS transporter; its protein translation is MNTTNPTLLATLRALPRPAWILFLGVFLNKFGSFVVPFLTLYLKQQGYSMADAGLAIGAYGAGHFLASGLGGHLADTIGRRKTIVLSMFSAAISMLLLSQARSLPAIILLTAFAGLAGELYRPASSALLADLVPAGQRITAFSAYRMAFNAGWAFGPATAGFLAERGYFWLFVGDAVTSVLFGLVAFFALPRGVRSQQAESKWPDALGVLRHDRRFHQVLMASFAIALVFFQISSTYGLFVTQLGFSTATYGAIISLNGAMVVLCELPLSAITRRFPPRRVIGLGYALVGIGFALNAFVQTIPALVVAMVVVTFGEMLTIPVSAAYVADLAPAHMRGRYMGAFGLTWALGLTLGPSLGMALFHCGAAVLWLSCGALGLVAATIILKEVKERPASAGVARIGTEFAVREQPLD
- the smpB gene encoding SsrA-binding protein SmpB yields the protein MADILTNSKARRDYHLLETFEAGIVLHGTEVKSLRAGRGQISDAFARVEKDEVWLYNAHIDEYSHGNLQNHQPKAPRKLLLHKSEIRKLFGFASVKGHALVPLSFYWKNGRVKVALAVGKGKVQFDKRQDIKKRDADRELKRAAMRFSKGK
- a CDS encoding endonuclease/exonuclease/phosphatase family protein; translated protein: MLSRGFIVALVCAGQSATLCAFSLLTYNVSGNGTTDWSTNSTQVQAIGREMIHLHPDIITFQEIPFTNSYQMPNFVKAYLPSYFLATNSGTDGFLRSVIASRFPIVRSQKWLDGVSLIPFGYTNSPSTFTRDLFEAEISVPEYPEHVHVFTTHLKAQSDSTSASRRAAEASAISNFFATVFLPTNGSRPYMLTGDLNEDVNRPPSSTRHPIERLVNANTGLHLTTPVNPVTKDDRTISIRATLDARFDYILPGDLLFSNITASEIFRTDLLSPVPPPLQQLDDKTASDHLPVLMTFRDPYAPPFALTSVFVTNGVVALSWEAADGWAYDVEGSSDLSVWTKHATNLIATATNIGWSANANEPVQFFRIFRAP